The Gasterosteus aculeatus chromosome 8, fGasAcu3.hap1.1, whole genome shotgun sequence genome has a window encoding:
- the LOC120814870 gene encoding uncharacterized protein LOC120814870, giving the protein MPSLHHGTIFIGAFLIVTGGSTAFLVSAQSRLQAFSLCCVALGVVMLILGLFWAMNSKSAANYNHGEFDPECPHYPYDYPNFGSHALFTPPGSRFPESQSVFLPRTMERHRHGARGEEFDYPPMDAGGFSPSPHPPLWQEPPPPYEVAIKTTCSSTQLRRAYSDTHLATEPLFGRSREISFEV; this is encoded by the exons ATGCCGTCGCTGCACCACGGCACCATCTTCATCGGAGCCTTCCTCATCGTGACCGGGGGCTCCACGGCCTTCCTGGTCTCCGCCCAGAGCCGCCTGCAGGCGTTCTCGCTGTGCTGCGTGGCGCTGGGGGTGGTCATGCTCATCCTGGGGCTCTTCTGGGCCATGAACAGCAAGAGCGCCGCCAACTACAACCACGGGGAGTTCGACCCGGAGTGCCCCCACTACCCGTACGACTACCCCAACTTCGGCAGCCATGCCCTCTTCACCCCCCCGGGGAGCCGCTTCCCGGAGTCCCAGTCGGTGTTCCTGCCGAG GACGATGGAACGCCATCGGCATGGCGCTCGCGGCGAGGAATTCGACTACCCTCCCATGGACGCCGGTGGCTTTAGTCCTTCGCCTCACCCTCCCCTGTGGCAggagccccctcccccctacgAGGTCGCCATCAAGACCACGTGCAGCTCCACGCAGCTGCGGCGGGCGTACTCGGACACGCACCTGGCGACCGAGCCCCTGTTCGGACGGTCGAGAGAGATCAGCTTCGAGGTGTGA
- the bloc1s2 gene encoding biogenesis of lysosome-related organelles complex 1 subunit 2, protein MRATGGGRKSREHSCDDGQKKRNKSNTGKKMAATGDDAAAMDSISRAPAAHLAALNAAASSSGPAEAPEDVAETPALPPKKPGTSSDGGVETAEEAVEPAELDINELCTDMFEKMSVFLQGELTGTCEDYRLLENMNKLTSLKYMEMKDISINISRNLQDLNNKYVSLQPYLDQINQIEEQVSSLEQAAYKLDTYSKKLEARFKKLEKR, encoded by the exons ATGCGCGCGACAGGCGGCGGGCGGAAGTCACGTGAACACTCATGTGACGACgggcaaaaaaagagaaacaaatccaacacaggaaagaaaatggcggcgacgggcgacgacgccgcagcgATGGACAGCATCTCCCGGGCCCCCGCGGCCCACCTGGCGGCCCTCAACGCGGCGGCGAGCTCCAGCGGGCCCGCGGAGGCTCCGGAGGATGTGGCGGAGACCCCGGCGCTGCCTCCCAAAAAGCCCGGCACGAGCA GTGACGGCGGCGTGGAGACCGCGGAGGAGGCCGTGGAGCCGGCGGAGCTCGACATCAACGAGCTGTGCACCGACATGTTTGAAAAGATGTCCGTGTTCCTGCAGGGAGAACTAACAG GGACGTGTGAGGACTACCGCCTGCTGGAGAACATGAACAAGCTCACCAGCCTGAAGTACATGGAGATGAAGGACATCAGCATCAACATCAGCCGCAACCTGCAGGACCTCAACAACAAAT acGTCAGCTTACAGCCGTACCTGGACCAGATCAACCAGATCGAGGAGCAGGTGTCTTCACTCGAACAGGCCGCTTACAAACTGGACACCTACTCCAAGAAACTGG AGGCCCGATTCAAAAAGCTGGAGAAGCGGTGA
- the usp24 gene encoding LOW QUALITY PROTEIN: ubiquitin carboxyl-terminal hydrolase 24 (The sequence of the model RefSeq protein was modified relative to this genomic sequence to represent the inferred CDS: inserted 1 base in 1 codon), with amino-acid sequence METEEEQHITTLLCMGFPDPDVIRKALRLAKNDINEAVALLTNESPGLGYGYEPMESGPAPGVSSTGDVETTGRTGTGGFDPPPAYHDVVDSERSNDENGNCSGESMEFPTTNLYELESRVFTDHWSIPYKREESLGKCLIASTCLARHGLADADENCKRFTDRCMPEAFKKLLTSSAVHKWGTEIHEGIYNMLMLLVELVAERVKQDPVPVNLMGVLTTAFNPDNEYHFKNRMKACQRNWAEVFGEEANMFAVSPSNAYQKEPHGWLVDLVNRFGELGGFTAIQEKLNADEIEIACVSALVQPLGVAAEYLNSSLVQPMLDPVIHKMITYVQNLEEKDLKDKRLVSIPDLLSAIKLLCMRFQRELVTVVDDLRLDTLLRMLKTPHFSTKMNSLKEVTKLIEESTVSKTVKNAIDTDKLLDWLVENSVLSIALEGNIDQAQYCERIKGIIELLGSKLSLDELSKIWKIQAGQSSTVIENIHTIVAAAAVKFSFDQLTHLFVLIQKSWEVESDRVRQKLLSLIGRIGREARSETTTGKVLEVLWDLAHLPSLPTSLVQQALEEHLGILSDAYAVKEAVKXGYIIKCIEDIKKTHSQEDAGGSDSQSSFLAATWGKKKGNSVAKASQQSSPQAVWVVPALRQLHEITRSFIKQTYQKQDKSIIQDLKKNFEIVKLITGSLVCCHRLAVTAAGTNGLSGSTLVDGRYTYQEYLDSHLRFLAFFLQEASLYLLWNRAKELWECLVSGPDVCELDREMCFEWFTKGQHDLESDVQQQLFKEKILKLEPYEITMNGFNLFKTFFENVNLCDHRLKRQGTQLCVERLDLAGMDFIWRIAMETPDEEIANEAIQLIITYSYTNLNPKMKKDSVSLHKKFIADCYKRLEAASSALGGPTLTHAVTRATKMLTATAMPTVATSVQSPSRSTKLVIIERLLLLAERYVLTIEDLYSVPRTILPHGASFNGHPVTLHVTYESTKDTFTLETHSNETIASIRWKISEHLSCPVDNVQIFANDSVLTMNRDQKLLSQLGFSDEQTLTVKSSGTGTPSGSSESSASASSSSSSAVFNSAYALEQEKSLPGVVMALVCNVFEMLYQLANLDETRITLRVRKLLLLIPTDPEVQDALDNFVPKESSVWSHQKTLFQATGSRSPSMSSKQQHQPSAASILESLFRSSAPGMSTFRVLYNLEVLSSKLMPTSDDEMAKTSSKSFCENFLKAGGLSLVVNVMQRDSIPSEVDYETRQGVYSICLQLARFLLVGQSMPSVLDDDVIRDGESLSSRPFRNAGRAGRQLSLCGTPEKSSYRQMSLSERSSIRVEEIVPAARVAIQTMEVGDFTSTVACFMRLTWAAAAGRLDLVGSPQPIRESHGSLLPQGVRTRVSSTGSNCSSSSEGENTPTALHAGICVRQQCVSIKDTIIAREALSLLVTCLQLRCQQLCSFYNLPSVNDFIIDVLLGSPSGEIRRVACDQLYTLSQTDTSAFNEVQKPNLFLISVVLTAQLPLWSPTSIMRGVNQRLLSQCTEYFDLRCQLLDDLTTSEMEVLKVSAATMLEDEISWLDNFEPSWSSEMETSEADNILLAGHLRLIKTLLSLCGSDKEHLGASLIQQLLDDFLFRASRIIINSSNPTPSPAPSHDFHPKYDTCSTASSRLAAYEVLVMLADSSLSNLRLITKELMSMHHQSDPSLCKEFDYLPPVESRSVSGFVGLKNGGATCYMNAVFQQLYMQPGLPEAFLSIEDDTDQPEESVFYQVQSLFGHLMESKLQYYIPENFWKIFKMWNKELYVREQQDAYEFFTSLVDQLDEHLKKMGREQIFKNTFQGIFSDQKICKDCPHRYEREETFMALNLGVTSCQSLEISLDQFVRGEVLEGSNAYYCEKCKEKRTTVKRTCIKSLPSVLCIHLMRFGFDWESGRSIKYDEQIRFPWVLNMEPYTVSGMARQDCSGEGGEGRGEGPSGGSPRKKVTISENYELVGVVVHSGQAHAGHYYSFIKDRRGSARGRWYKFNDNVVEEFDMNDETLEYECFGGEYRPKVYDQSNPYPDVRRRYWNAYMLFYQKISDQNSPVLPKKSRVSIMRQEAEDLTLSAPSSPDVSPQSSPRPPRANNDRLTLLTRLVRKGEKKGLFVEKMPASIYQMVRDENLKFMKNRDVYNSDYFNFTLSLASVNATKLKHPDYQPMAKESLRLAVHFLFHTYLHTKKKLRVDTEEWMATVEVLLSKSREACQWMVQYLVGPEGREITRVCLLECSVREVRVVVASVLEKTLESALHFGDLGVDDLTDTLLSLLDKDVPENVKNCAQYFGLFSSFAQQGCGSCQLLLKHSAYRRMLVFLLGPNRQNNQNRRWSPAQAREFLHLHSALALITLHCDLNPQRTEAPGGSILRVSCVPASTELLPLHADILASLFTPEGQPYLLEVMFAMRELSGPLSLLIEMVTFSAYCNEPFSLGVLQLLKTQLETAPPHELKNIFQMLQELLVMEDPLQTQRLKYAFESEKGLLALMHQSNNVDSRRCYQCVKFLVTLAQKCAPAKDYFKDLSGHWSWAVQWLQKKMTEHYWTPQSNVSNETSTNKTFQRTISAQDTLAYATALLNEKEQSGSSNGSDGSPANEGADRSLRQGSESPMMLGDSKSDLEDVDP; translated from the exons ATGGAGACCGAAGAGGAGCAGCACATCACCACGCTCCTCTGCATGGGTTTCCCGGACCCCGATGTGATACGCAAAGCGCTCCGGCTGGCGAAGAACGACATCAACGAGGCGGTGGCGCTGCTGACGAACGAAAGCCCCGGGCTGGGGTACGGATATGAGCCGATGGAGAGCGGGCCTGCCCCCGGCGTGAGCTCCACCGGGGACGTGGAGACGACCGGGCGGACCGGGACGGGAGGCTTCGACCCCCCGCCCGCGTACCACGATGTGGTGGACAGCGAG CGGAGCAACGACGAGAACGGGAACTGCTCGGGGGAAAGCATGGAGTTCCCCACCACCAACCTGTACGAGCTGGAGAGCCGGGTCTTCACCGACCACTGGTCCATTCCGTACAAGAGGGAGGAGTCCCTGGGGAAGTGTCTCATCGCGTCCACCTGCCTGGCCCGCCACG GTCTCGCTGACGCCGACGAGAACTGCAAGCGCTTCACGGACCGCTGCATGCCGGAGGCCTTCAAGAAG ctgctgaccAGCAGCGCCGTGCACAAGTGGGGCACCGAGATCCACGAGGGCATCTACAACATGCTgatgctgctggtggagctggtggcGGAGCGGGTGAAGCAAGACCCGGTGCCTGTGAACCTGATGGGAGTCCTGACTACG GCCTTCAACCCGGATAACGAGTACCACTTTAAGAACCGCATGAAGGCCTGTCAGAGGAACTGGGCCGAGGTGTTTGGAGAGGAGGCCAACATGTTCGCCGTCTCCCCGAGCAACGCCTATCAGAAA gagcCTCACGGCTGGCTGGTGGATCTGGTGAACCGA TTCGGGGAGCTGGGAGGATTCACGGCCATCCAGGAGAAGCTCAACGCGGACGAAATCGAGATCGCT TGTGTGTCGGCTCTGGTTCAGCCCCTCGGAGTCGCTGCTGAATATCTGAACTCCAGCCTCGTCCAG CCCATGCTTGACCCCGTTATCCACAAGATGATCACATACGTGCAGAACCTGGAGGAAAAGGACCTCAAAGACAAG CGGCTGGTGAGCATCCCGGACCTGCTGTCGGCCATCAAGCTGCTGTGCATGCGCTTCCAGAGGGAGCTGGTCACCGTGGTGGACGACCTCCGGCTGGACACCCTGCTGAGGATGCTCAAAACGCCCCACTTCTCCACCAAGATGAACTCCCTCAAAGAG GTGACAAAGCTGATCGAGGAGAGCACGGTGTCGAAGACGGTGAAGAACGCCATCGACACGGATAAGCTCCTGGACTGGCTGGTGGAGAACTCGGTCCTGTCAATAGCACTGGAGG GTAACATCGACCAGGCTCAGTACTGCGAGCGGATCAAAGGAATCATCGAGCTGCTGGGCAGCAAACTGTCGCTGGACGAGCTCTCCAAGATCTGGAAGATCCAG GCGGGCCAGTCGTCCACTGTGATAGAAAACATCCACACCATCGTCGCTGCTGCCGCCGTCAAGTTCAGCTTCGACCAGCTCACCCACCTCTTCGTCCTCATCCAGAAG AGCTGGGAGGTGGAGAGCGACCGCGTGAGGCAGAAGCTGCTCAGCCTGATCGGGAGGATCGGCAGGGAGGCTCGCTCTGAAACCACCACGGGAAAG GTGCTGGAGGTGCTGTGGGATCTGGCCCACCTCCCCAGTCTGCCCACCAGCCTGGTCCAGCAGGCGCTGGAGGAGCACCTGGGCATCCTGAGCGACGCCTACGCCGTCAAGGAGGCGGTGA CCGGCTACATCATCAAATGCATCGAGGACATCAAGAAG ACTCACTCTCAGGAGGACGCTGGAGGCAGCGACTCTCAGAGCTCTTTTCTTGCTGCCACTTGGGGCAAGAAGAAAGGGAACTCTGTGGCCAAA gccTCTCAGCAGAGCAGTCCTCAGGCGGTCTGGGTGGTTCCTGCTCTCCGTCAGCTGCACGAGATCACGCGTTCCTTCATCAAGCAGACCTATCAGAAGCAAGACAAG AGCATCATCcaggacctgaagaagaactTTGAGATCGTGAAGCTGATCACGGGCTCCCTGGTGTGCTGCCATCGGCTGGCCGTGACCGCGGCGGGAACCAACGGCCTCTCTGGCTCCACCCTGGTGGACGGGCGCTACACCTACCAGGAG tacctggaCAGCCACCTGCGCTTCCTGGCCTTCTTCCTGCAGGAGGCCAGCCTCTACCTGCTGTGGAACCGGGCCAAGGAGCTGTGGGAGTGCCTGGTCTCCGGGCCGGACGTCTGCGAGCTCGACCGCGAG atGTGTTTTGAGTGGTTCACCAAAGGACAACACGACCTGGAGAGCgacgtccagcagcagctcttcaAGGAGAAGATCCTGAAGCTGGAGCCCTACGAGATCACCATGAACG GCTTCAATCTGTTCAAGACCTTCTTTGAGAACGTTAATCTGTGCGACCATCGCCTCAAACGCCAGGGAACCCAGCTG TGCGTGGAGCGCCTCGACCTGGCGGGGATGGATTTTATCTGGCGCATCGCTATGGAAACCCCCGATGAAGAGATAGCCAACGAGGCGATCCAGCTCATCATCACATACAGCTACACCAACCTCAACCCCAAGATGAAGAAG GACTCCGTCTCTTTGCACAAGAAGTTCATCGCCGATTGTTACAAGCGACTCGAG gcgGCCAGCTCGGCCCTCGGCGGACCCACTCTGACGCACGCCGTTACCCGGGCAACCAAGATGCTGACTGCCACCGCCATGCCGACGGTGGCCACGTCTGTGCAGTCACCATCCAG atccaCCAAGCTGGTGATCATCGagagactgctgctgctggctgagcGCTACGTCCTCACCATCGAG GACTTGTACTCGGTCCCTCGCACTATTCTACCTCACGGGGCCTCGTTCAACGGACACCCCGTCACCCTGCACGTCACCTACGAGTCAACCAAAGACACCTTCACCTTAGAG acccACAGTAATGAGACCATAGCGAGCATCCGCTGGAAGATATCGGAGCACCTGAGCTGTCCGGTGGACAACGTCCAGATCTTTGCCAATGACAGCGTG tTGACCATGAACCGGGACCAGAAGCTGCTCTCCCAGCTGGGCTTCAGCGACGAGCAGACCCTGACCGTGAAGAGCTCGGGCACCGGCACTCCCTCCGGCAGCTCCGAGTCCTCGGCgtcggcctccagcagctccagctccgCCGTCTTCAACTCGGCCTACGCGCTGGAGCAG GAGAAGTCTCTGCCCGGAGTGGTGATGGCTTTGGTGTGCAACGTGTTTGAGATGCTCTACCAGCTGGCTAACCTCGACGAGACCAG GATCACCCTCCGCGtgaggaagctgctgctgctgatcccAACAGATCCTGAAGTGCAGGACGCGCTCGACAACTTCGTTCCCAAAGAATCCAGCGTCTGGAGCCACCAG AAGACACTGTTCCAGGCCACAGGCTCTCGTTCCCCGTCCATGTCCTccaagcagcagcaccagccaAGTGCTGCCTCCATCCTGGAGTCCCTCTTCAGGTCCTCGGCCCCGGGCATGTCCACCTTCAGAGTGCTGTACAAcctggag GTGCTGAGCTCGAAGCTCATGCCCACGTCGGACGATGAGATGGCGAAAACCAGCAGCAAGTCGTTCTGTGAGAACTTCCTCAAAGCCGGAGGCCTCAG TCTGGTGGTGAATGTGATGCAGAGAGACTCCATCCCCTCTGAGGTCGACTACGAGACCAGACAGGGAGTCTACTCCATCTGCCTTCAGCTGGCCAG GTTCCTTCTGGTTGGCCAGAGCATGCCTTCTGTGCTGgacgatgatgtcatcagggacGGCGAGTCGCTGTCCTCCCGTCCGTTCCGTAACGCCGGGCGGGCGGGGCGACAGCTTTCTCTGTGCGGGACTCCGGAGAAATCGTCCTACAGGCAGATGTCTCTGTCCGAGCGCTCCTCCATCAGGGTGGAGGAGATCGTCCCGGCAGCCCGCGTCGCCATtcag ACCATGGAGGTGGGCGACTTCACCTCCACCGTGGCCTGCTTCATGCGCCTCACCTGGGCCGCTGCAGCCGGCCGCTTGGACCTGGTCGGCAgccctcagccaatcagagagagCCACGGCTCCCTCCTGCCACAGGGGGTCCGAACCAGAGTCAGCAGTACAG gGAGTAACTGCAGCTCCAGCAGTGAGGGGGAGAACACGCCGACAgcgctgcatgctgggatatgtgTGAGACAGCAGTGCGTTTCCATCAAAGACACCATCATCGCCCGGGAAGCTCTGTCGCTGCTGGTCACATGTCTGCAGCTACGCTGCCAGCAGCTGT gtTCTTTTTACAACCTTCCCTCCGTCAACGATTTCATCATCGATGTTCTGCTGGGGTCTCCCAGCGGAGAG ATCCGCCGCGTGGCGTGTGACCAGCTCTACACGCTGAGCCAGACGGACACCTCGGCCTTCAACGAAGTCCAGAAGCCCAACTTGTTCCTCATCTCGGTGGTCCTCACCGCCCAGCTGCCGCTGTGGAGTCCTACTTCCATCATGAGAGGGGTCAACCAGAg GTTGCTGTCCCAATGCACCGAGTACTTTGACCTGAGATGCCAGCTGCTGGACGACCTGACGA CCTCGGAGATGGAGGTGCTGAAGGTGAGCGCTGCCACCATGTTGGAGGACGAGATCTCCTGGCTCGACAACTTCGAGCCCAGCTGGAGCTCTGAGATGGAGACCAGCGAGGCGGACAACATCCTCCTGGCGGGACACCTGCGGCTCATCAAGACGCTGCTCTCCCTCTGCGGCAGCGACAAGGAGCACCTGG GTGCATCTCTCATCCAGCAGCTGTTGGACGACTTCCTGTTTCGAGCCTCGCGCATCATCATCAACAGTTCGAACCCGACGCCGTCGCCGGCCCCCAGCCACGACTTCCACCCGAAGTACGACAC gtgcaGCACGGCCAGCAGCAGGCTGGCGGCCTACGAGGTGCTGGTGATGCTGGCCGACAGCTCGCTGTCCAACCTGCGGCTCATCACCAAAGAGCTCATGTCCATGCACCACCAGTCGGACCCGTCCCTCTGCAAGGAGTTCGAC tACCTCCCCCCCGTGGAGAGCCGGTCCGTCTCAGGCTTTGTGGGGTTGAAGAACGGCGGAGCCACGTGCTACATGAACGCTGTGTTTCAGCAGCTCTACATGCAGCCCGGCCTTCCAGAG GCCTTCCTGTCCATCGAGGATGACACGGATCAGCCGGAGGAGAGCGTCTTCTACCAGGTCCAGTCTCTGTTCGGCCACCTGATGGAGAGCAAGCTGCAGTACTACATCCCAGAGAACTTCTGGAAG ATCTTCAAGATGTGGAACAAGGAGTTGTACGTGAGGGAGCAGCAGGATGCTTACGAGTTCTTCACCAGCCTGGTGGACCAGCTGGACGAGCATCTCAAG AAAATGGGTCGGGAGCAGATCTTCAAAAACACGTTTCAGGGAATCTTCTCCGACCAGAAGATCTGTAAAGACTGTCCTCACCG GTACGAGCGAGAAGAAACCTTCATGGCGttgaacctcggcgtgacgtccTGCCAAAGCCTGGAGATCTCCCTGGACCAGTTTGTGAGGGGCGAGGTGCTGGAGGGCAGCAACGCCTACTACTGCGAGAAGTGCAAGGAGAAG AGAACCACGGTGAAGAGGACCTGCATCAAGTCCCTGCCCAGCGTCCTCTGCATCCACCTCATGCGCTTCGGCTTCGACTGGGAGAGCGGGCGCTCCATCAAATACGACGAGCAGATCCGG TTCCCCTGGGTGCTGAACATGGAGCCCTACACCGTCTCCGGGATGGCCCGTCAGGACTGCAGCGGAGAGGGCGGCGAGGGGCGCGGCGAGGGGCCCTCGGGGGGCTCGCCCAGGAAGAAGGTCACCATCTCTGAGAATTACGAGCTGGTGGGGGTCGTGGTCCACAGCGGGCAGGCGCACGCCGGCCACTACTACTCCTTCATCAAGGACAGACG CGGCAGCGCTCGGGGACGTTGGTACAAGTTCAACGacaacgtggtggaggagttcgACATGAACGACGAAACCCTGGAGTACGAGTGCTTTGGTGGAGAGTACCGCCCCAAAGTCTACGACCAAT CCAATCCGTACCCCGACGTGCGGAGAAGGTACTGGAACGCCTACATGTTGTTCTATCAGAAGATCAGCGACCAGAACTCGCCCGTCCTGCCCAAGAAGAGCCGAGTGAGCATCATGAGGCAGGAGGCCGAGGACCTGACCCT GtctgccccctcctcccccgacgTGTCCCCCCagtcctccccccgccccccccgggccAACAACGACCGCCTCACCCTCCTCACCCGCCTGGTCCGCAAGGGGGAGAAGAAGGGTCTGTTTGTGGAGAAGATGCCCGCCAGCATCTATCAG ATGGTGAGAGACGAGAACCTGAAGTTCATGAAGAACCGAGACGTCTACAACAGCGACTACTTCAACTTCACGCTCTCTCTGGCCTCCGTCAACGCG ACAAAGCTGAAGCATCCCGACTACCAGCCGATGGCCAAAGAGAGCCTCCGGCTGGCCGTGCACTTCCTGTTCCACACCTACCTGCACACCAAGAAGAAGCTCCG ggtGGACACGGAGGAGTGGATGGCGACGGTGGAGGTGCTGCTGTCTAAGAGCCGCGAGGCGTGTCAGTGGATGGTTCAGTACCTGGTGGGACCGGAGGGCCGCGAGATCACCAG GGTGTGCCTGCTGGAGTGCAGCGTGCGGGAGGTGCGGGTGGTGGTGGCCTCCGTCCTGGAGAAGACCCTGGAGAGCGCCCTCCACTTCGGGGACCTGGGGGTGGACGACCTGACGGACACGCTGCTCTCGCTGCTGGACAAAGACGTCCCGGAGAACGTGAAGAACTGCGCGCAGTACTTCGGCCTCTTCAGCAGCTTCGCCCAGCAG GGGTGCGGCTCgtgtcagctgctgctgaagcACTCTGCGTACCGCCGGATGCTCGTCTTCCTGCTGGGACCAAACCGGCAGAACAACCAG AACCGGCGGTGGAGTCCGGCTCAGGCTCGTGagttcctccacctccacagcgCTCTGGCCCTCATCACGCTGCACTGCGACCTCAACCCCCAGCGGACGGagg CGCCGGGAGGGTCCATACTGCGTGTGAGCTGCGTCCCGGCCTCCACTGAGCTCCTCCCTCTGCACGCCGACATCCTGGCCTCGCTCTTCACTCCGGAGGGACAGCCTTACCTTCTGGAG GTGATGTTTGCCATGCGGGAGCTGTCGGGCCCGCTCTCCCTCCTCATCGAGATGGTGACCTTCTCCGCCTACTGCAACGAGCCCTTCTCCCTCGgcgtgctgcagctgctgaag ACCCAGCTGGAGACGGCTCCGCCCCACGAGCTCAAGAACATCTTTCAGATGCTGCAAGAGCTGCTG GTGATGGAAGACCCTCTGCAGACGCAGAGACTCAAGTATGCCTTTGAGTCGGAGAAAGGCCTTCTAG CTCTGATGCACCAGAGCAACAACGTGGACAGCCGGCGCTGCTACCAGTGTGTCAAGTTCCTGGTCACGTTGGCCCAGAA GTGCGCTCCGGCCAAGGATTACTTCAAGGACCTTTCAGGTCACTGGAGCTGGGCGGTGCAGTGGCTGCAGAAGAAG ATGACTGAACATTACTGGACTCCACAGAGCAACGTCTCCAACGAGACGTCCACCAACAAGACCTTCCAGCGCACCATCTCTGCACAG GATACGCTGGCTTATGCCACGGCGCTGCTCAACGAGAAGGAGCAGTCCGGCAGCAGCAACGGCTCCGACGGCAGCCCGGCCAACGAGGGCGCCGACCGCAGCCTCCGCCAG GGGTCGGAGTCTCCCATGATGCTCGGCGATTCAAAGAGCGACCTCGAAGATGTCGACCCCTAG
- the LOC144411372 gene encoding uncharacterized protein LOC144411372 translates to MPLPRGLLLCLSIVLMAAGGGTALGVGLAQQSAPLFALGLFLAMGGVALLVSGICMAMKNLQVGVPGHSLLHPRTGTRFSPQQALAIQRRLDRIRREMSEGSVRTAEPEPPLPSTPPPWTMEPPPSYDTVMKSQQHSERL, encoded by the exons ATGCCGCTGCCCCGGGGCCTGCTGCTCTGCCTGAGCATCGTGCTGATGGCAGCCGGGGGGGGCACGGCCCTCGGCGTGGGCCTGGCCCAGCAGTCGGCCCCTCTGTTTGCGCTCGGGCTGTTCCTGGCCATGGGGGGCGTGGCCCTGCTGGTCAGCGGCATCTGCATGGCGATGAAGAACCTCCAGGTGGGGGTGCCCGGGCACTCCCTGCTGCACCCGCGCACAGGAACCCGCTTCAGCCCCCAGCAGGCCCTGGCCATACAAAG gAGGCTGGACCGAATACGTCGGGAGATGTCGGAGGGCTCCGTCAGGACGGCGGAGCcggagccccccctcccctccacgccTCCGCCCTGGACCATGGAGCCGCCCCCCTCCTACGACACGGTGATGAAGAGCCAGCAGCACAGCGAGCGGCTCTGA
- the bsnd gene encoding barttin, which yields MVEGKPYRCGLVAAGLCVVALGLFIMTREQPHVYASMCALGVIMVCIGTAWSLCQCYPKVILAPEIQEGGRQDVTLTADRPAMLQTSCGQTSSSCPALQLV from the exons ATGGTCGAGGGGAAGCCGTATCGATGCGGTCTGGTCGCGGCGGGTCTCTGCGTGGTGGCGCTCGGCCTCTTCATCATGACTCGGGAGCAGCCGCACGTCTACGCCTCCATGTGCGCTCTGGGGGTCATCATGGTGTGTATCGGCACCGCCTGGAGCCTCTGCCAGTGCTATCCCAAG GTCATTTTGGCTCCTGAGATTCAGGAGGGAGGTCGACAGGACGTTACTTTAACTGCAGATAG GCCTGCGATGCTGCAGACTTCCTGTGGTCAGACATCGAGCAGCTGTCCCGCGCTGCAGCTGGTCTGA